One genomic window of Evansella cellulosilytica DSM 2522 includes the following:
- a CDS encoding TAXI family TRAP transporter solute-binding subunit, with protein sequence MNKKFYSILAILLAGILLLAACGEGDDDTTDDAGGDEPETEETDDATEEEEDDDAAADGGAINLQMGTGGTGGTYYPLGGEMATVINNNIENFDLTIDAVATGASVENLAEIGQGNFGLGMTVHLPALDALTGDGDFHGVEIDNFGFMGHIYPEIMQIVTQENSGIESIEDLRGKTVNTGPVGSGTRAAARLILEAYGLEEGDYTESDEGFGEAAGRIQDGSLDASFGLLGLPASGIEQLAAQRDIRMISISSEAMEYIEANSGYEAYEIPADAYDFLEEPVVALTAYAILVGSTDLVDEDLGYEITKALFENRDQISHAQGAHLTKENALLGHEGLPMHPGAERYFQEAGLLD encoded by the coding sequence TTGAATAAGAAGTTTTATTCCATTTTAGCGATTCTTCTTGCAGGTATTTTATTATTAGCTGCCTGTGGAGAAGGAGACGATGACACAACAGACGACGCTGGTGGTGACGAACCAGAAACTGAAGAAACAGATGATGCTACTGAAGAAGAGGAAGATGATGATGCAGCTGCTGATGGCGGTGCTATCAACCTTCAAATGGGTACAGGGGGAACTGGTGGTACATACTACCCACTAGGTGGAGAAATGGCAACGGTTATTAACAATAACATCGAAAACTTCGACCTAACGATCGATGCAGTCGCAACTGGTGCATCGGTTGAGAACCTTGCTGAAATTGGCCAAGGTAACTTTGGTTTAGGTATGACAGTACACTTACCAGCTTTAGACGCACTTACTGGAGACGGTGATTTCCATGGTGTTGAAATTGATAACTTCGGTTTCATGGGACATATTTATCCTGAGATTATGCAAATTGTCACTCAAGAAAATTCTGGAATTGAGTCGATTGAGGACCTTAGAGGTAAAACTGTAAACACTGGACCTGTTGGTAGTGGTACACGTGCCGCAGCTAGACTGATTCTTGAAGCATATGGTCTTGAAGAAGGCGATTATACTGAAAGTGATGAAGGATTTGGTGAAGCTGCAGGACGTATCCAAGATGGTAGTCTAGATGCTTCTTTTGGATTACTAGGTTTACCAGCTAGTGGTATTGAGCAGTTAGCTGCTCAACGCGATATTCGTATGATTTCTATCAGCTCTGAAGCAATGGAATACATTGAAGCAAACAGCGGATACGAAGCATATGAAATTCCAGCTGATGCTTACGATTTTCTTGAGGAGCCTGTAGTTGCACTTACTGCTTATGCGATTCTTGTAGGTTCTACAGACCTAGTTGATGAAGATCTTGGTTATGAAATTACAAAAGCTCTTTTTGAAAACAGAGATCAAATCTCGCATGCTCAAGGTGCACACTTGACGAAAGAAAATGCTTTATTAGGTCATGAAGGACTTCCTATGCATCCTGGTGCGGAAAGATATTTCCAAGAAGCTGGACTACTTGACTAA
- a CDS encoding TRAP transporter permease, with the protein MEVKGALTEEQQQEMLSKFDRESAYRRNTGKWKWVISFIAISLTLFHLYRAFPQIGPLGYRMQGAVHLGTALGLIFLLYPARKIGLKKSGVPWYDVLLAFLAMGSTYYILFRYDWITGPAILLGYTTIDIAVATIGIILLFEATRRAVGVPIIVIAGVAILYGLFGTNLPYIGHTGFSWDRLAQRLFYTTDAIFGTPIQISSTFIFLFLFFGVMLTKTGVGQYFNDLAFGATGKYTGGTAKAAVAASAMQGMVTGSSVANTVSSGSFTIPMMKRAKFKPEFAAAAEASASTGGQIMPPIMGAAAFIMAEYVESVSYSDIIIIGIIPAILYFTGVFFGTHFEAKKHGITGLPKDQLPTLRGIFKRIYLLAPLVAIISMLLLGFTATTAALYGIGAAFLVSFFRKDTRMKPRDIIDALEQGARVALPVIAACATAGIIVGVVVFTGLGTRIAGGLINMAGDSLFLLLFFTMFACILLGMGLPTTANYVVTATMAAPALIQFGIEPIAAHFFVFYFGIVADITPPVCLAAYAGSGIAKANPMKAGVTAFKLAIAAFIIPYVFVYNPVLLLQDATLLTLIPVLITALLGMAAISAAMMNYFVYNPIWYERILLFAAGIMLIVPENLPVELAGLALLVLVGIIQWLRKKKHNDENGENRNHITT; encoded by the coding sequence ATGGAAGTAAAAGGAGCTTTAACAGAAGAACAACAGCAAGAAATGCTCTCAAAATTTGATAGAGAGTCAGCTTATAGACGAAATACAGGGAAATGGAAATGGGTTATATCCTTTATAGCTATCTCTTTAACCCTTTTTCATCTATATCGAGCGTTCCCACAAATAGGGCCTTTAGGTTATAGAATGCAAGGGGCAGTTCATTTAGGTACCGCGCTAGGTTTAATTTTTCTTCTATACCCAGCTCGTAAAATAGGCCTTAAAAAAAGCGGTGTCCCTTGGTATGACGTACTACTAGCATTTCTTGCCATGGGATCTACATATTACATTTTATTCCGGTATGATTGGATTACTGGTCCGGCAATACTTCTAGGCTATACTACCATTGATATTGCGGTTGCAACAATAGGTATTATTCTTTTATTTGAAGCAACAAGGCGAGCGGTAGGGGTTCCGATTATCGTCATTGCAGGGGTCGCCATTCTTTATGGCTTATTTGGCACCAATCTCCCCTATATCGGCCATACTGGATTTAGTTGGGATCGACTTGCTCAGCGATTATTTTATACAACCGATGCCATTTTTGGTACTCCTATTCAAATATCATCAACCTTTATATTTTTATTTCTTTTCTTCGGTGTCATGTTAACAAAAACAGGGGTTGGCCAATATTTCAACGATTTGGCTTTTGGGGCTACTGGAAAATATACTGGTGGTACTGCAAAGGCTGCAGTAGCTGCTTCTGCTATGCAAGGGATGGTTACAGGAAGCTCTGTAGCAAATACAGTGTCTTCCGGTTCCTTTACAATTCCAATGATGAAACGAGCAAAATTTAAACCCGAATTTGCAGCAGCAGCCGAAGCATCCGCTTCTACAGGTGGTCAAATTATGCCACCAATTATGGGGGCAGCAGCTTTCATTATGGCTGAGTATGTTGAAAGCGTCTCGTACAGCGATATTATTATCATTGGCATAATTCCAGCAATTTTATATTTTACCGGTGTATTTTTCGGAACACATTTTGAGGCGAAAAAGCATGGAATTACCGGATTGCCAAAAGATCAGCTTCCAACTTTGAGAGGCATTTTTAAGAGAATATATTTATTAGCTCCTCTCGTAGCGATAATATCGATGCTACTTCTAGGATTTACAGCTACTACAGCTGCACTTTATGGTATTGGTGCCGCCTTTTTAGTTAGCTTCTTTAGGAAAGATACTAGAATGAAACCAAGAGATATCATCGATGCTCTTGAACAAGGGGCAAGAGTCGCATTACCTGTTATTGCTGCCTGTGCCACAGCTGGTATTATCGTTGGAGTTGTAGTATTTACTGGATTAGGAACAAGAATTGCTGGCGGTCTCATCAATATGGCTGGTGATAGCTTATTTTTACTATTGTTCTTCACTATGTTTGCTTGTATATTACTAGGAATGGGGTTACCAACAACGGCAAACTATGTTGTTACCGCAACTATGGCAGCACCTGCTCTCATTCAATTTGGAATCGAGCCTATCGCAGCACATTTCTTTGTCTTTTACTTTGGAATTGTCGCAGATATTACTCCTCCAGTTTGTTTAGCTGCTTACGCTGGTTCTGGTATAGCCAAGGCGAATCCAATGAAGGCTGGGGTCACCGCCTTTAAACTTGCAATAGCGGCATTTATTATTCCATACGTGTTCGTTTATAACCCGGTATTATTATTACAGGATGCAACATTACTGACCTTAATTCCTGTTCTTATTACTGCATTACTCGGAATGGCAGCAATAAGTGCTGCAATGATGAATTACTTTGTTTATAACCCGATATGGTATGAACGAATATTATTATTTGCTGCTGGAATTATGCTAATTGTTCCAGAGAATTTACCTGTTGAATTAGCAGGATTAGCCCTATTAGTATTGGTAGGGATCATTCAATGGTTACGTAAGAAAAAGCATAATGATGAAAACGGTGAAAATAGAAATCATATAACAACATAA
- a CDS encoding MurR/RpiR family transcriptional regulator: MLESDVYKRIVQNRERMSKSHKKIANYLIKNHETAPFLTASKLAKNVQVGEATVIRFAFFLNYKGYPDMQRHLQEALQRKMTSAEVLARTTDENDETKHVISEVLSDDIQNIKMTLNQVDPAVFENAVEQIIEAKRIYIIAYRSATSIGSFLEFYLDLVLQNTELIRQADGVSEHVLDITDEDLVIGLGFNRYTKRTVEVLKFVKQQGAKTLVITDHLMSPLVPYADIKLIASTEINSFIDSFAAPMSISSALITALTRSEHKKVEKRLEELEGLWDTFDVFYD, encoded by the coding sequence TTGTTAGAAAGTGATGTCTATAAACGAATAGTACAAAATAGAGAAAGAATGAGTAAATCTCACAAAAAAATAGCTAATTACTTAATAAAAAATCATGAAACAGCTCCATTTTTAACCGCATCAAAACTAGCGAAAAATGTTCAAGTAGGAGAAGCGACTGTCATTCGTTTTGCTTTCTTTTTAAATTACAAAGGCTACCCAGATATGCAGCGTCATCTACAGGAAGCATTACAAAGAAAGATGACTTCAGCCGAAGTATTAGCGCGAACAACCGATGAAAATGATGAAACAAAGCACGTTATTTCAGAGGTGCTGTCAGATGATATTCAAAATATAAAAATGACCCTTAATCAAGTAGACCCTGCTGTTTTTGAAAATGCAGTAGAACAAATTATAGAAGCAAAACGAATTTATATCATTGCATATAGAAGTGCAACGAGTATAGGGTCTTTTTTAGAGTTCTATTTAGATTTAGTTTTGCAAAATACTGAGCTCATACGTCAAGCTGATGGCGTGTCTGAACACGTACTCGATATAACAGATGAAGACTTAGTCATTGGATTAGGCTTTAATCGATATACGAAAAGAACAGTAGAAGTATTAAAATTTGTAAAACAGCAAGGAGCCAAGACATTAGTTATTACTGACCATTTAATGAGTCCATTAGTCCCGTACGCCGATATTAAGCTCATTGCTTCTACAGAAATTAACTCTTTCATTGATTCGTTTGCAGCGCCTATGAGTATCTCAAGTGCTTTAATAACAGCATTAACGAGATCAGAGCATAAAAAGGTTGAAAAACGATTAGAGGAGCTTGAAGGGTTATGGGATACGTTTGATGTATTTTATGATTAG
- a CDS encoding aspartate aminotransferase family protein → MAIRKTHHPFVNYGKKTKASYENMKEAKNYLPGGVTANIKHFAPYPIVMNKANGAWVEDVDGNKYIDYLMGYGSLALGHGHKDIRLAINKQLSDDGTFLFGTPHRLEVEFAKRIQEHYPSMEKMRYTNSGTEATLLAIRLARAFTGKGKIAKFEGHYHGGYNSMLYSINPPLSEAGEEGEPLPVPESSGLDTFKENEPIILPFNHLHATESLIKKHASELAAVIVEPVQGGFIPAKQEFMDLLRKVTKKYGIVLIFDEVKTGFRVSLGGAQSVYNISPDLTTLGKAIGGGFPIGLVGGKEKIMATSSPKVAGDVFDVGQGNNSSAKDTLFHSGTYNGHPTILAAGLATIDRLQKEFSIVEENTTILRRKLEHVAKKANVPIKTVGIGTIFSVLCTREKNIYNYRDLQKTNLPLRKEIDYHLLDEGIYTKPLNRYSLSTEHGEEELNKTINAYERVLNSRLEDGGRS, encoded by the coding sequence ATGGCAATTAGAAAAACTCATCATCCTTTCGTAAATTATGGAAAGAAAACAAAGGCTTCATATGAGAATATGAAGGAGGCAAAGAATTACTTGCCCGGGGGAGTTACCGCGAATATTAAACATTTTGCACCGTATCCAATTGTGATGAACAAAGCGAATGGTGCATGGGTAGAGGATGTAGATGGGAATAAATATATTGACTATTTAATGGGATATGGCTCATTAGCGTTAGGACATGGTCACAAAGATATTCGATTAGCGATAAATAAACAACTTTCCGATGATGGAACATTTTTATTTGGCACACCTCATCGATTAGAAGTTGAATTTGCGAAAAGAATACAAGAACATTATCCTTCAATGGAAAAGATGCGTTATACTAATTCTGGGACAGAAGCAACACTATTAGCAATTAGGTTAGCAAGAGCATTTACTGGCAAAGGAAAAATAGCGAAATTCGAAGGACATTACCATGGTGGGTACAATAGCATGCTTTATAGTATTAATCCACCATTATCTGAGGCTGGAGAGGAAGGTGAACCTTTACCAGTTCCAGAGTCTTCAGGGTTAGACACATTTAAAGAAAACGAGCCAATTATATTACCATTTAATCATTTGCATGCAACCGAATCCCTCATTAAAAAGCATGCATCTGAGTTGGCTGCTGTGATCGTTGAACCAGTACAAGGAGGATTTATACCAGCTAAGCAAGAATTCATGGACCTTTTAAGAAAAGTAACAAAAAAGTATGGTATTGTTTTAATCTTTGATGAAGTAAAAACAGGATTTCGTGTATCATTAGGAGGAGCACAAAGTGTATATAATATTTCTCCTGACCTCACGACATTAGGCAAAGCGATTGGTGGTGGTTTTCCAATTGGTTTAGTCGGTGGGAAAGAAAAAATCATGGCAACGAGCAGTCCAAAAGTAGCTGGAGATGTTTTCGATGTTGGTCAAGGGAATAATTCCTCTGCAAAGGACACATTGTTCCATAGTGGAACATATAACGGCCATCCTACCATTTTAGCAGCAGGTTTAGCGACGATTGATCGACTTCAAAAGGAGTTTTCTATCGTAGAAGAGAATACTACAATATTGAGAAGAAAACTTGAACATGTCGCAAAAAAAGCAAATGTACCAATTAAGACTGTTGGCATAGGTACGATATTTAGTGTACTATGTACCCGTGAAAAAAATATTTATAACTATCGAGACCTACAGAAGACGAATCTGCCGCTAAGAAAAGAGATTGATTATCATCTGTTAGATGAAGGAATATATACGAAACCTTTAAACCGTTATAGTCTATCTACTGAACATGGAGAAGAAGAACTAAACAAAACGATAAACGCATACGAGCGAGTGCTAAATAGCAGATTAGAAGATGGAGGGCGGTCTTAA
- a CDS encoding KamA family radical SAM protein, which translates to MAQPKYIMNIDKITQIPEEERAKLKKITEKFVFRVNDYYLNLIDWNNPNDPIKKLIIPNEGELEEYGRWDASDEDTNYAAPGCQHKYGTTALLIVSEVCGAYCRYCFRKRLFRNDIKEAMADVQPGIEYIKNNPQINNVLLTGGDSLILATKKLRLIIEQLREIPHVKIIRLGSKMPVFNPMRIYEDQELLDLIKEYSTPEQRIYVMAHINHPVEITEEAKKGFDALHNAGAIVVNQTPVLKGINDDPEVLAELLDKLSWAGVTPYYFFINRPVAGNNDFVLTLEEAYNAVEAAKAKTSGLGKRVRLSMSHTSGKIEVLAIDNGKAYLKYHQSRDGDYGKFMVLDCPKDAAWFDDLPGNEQYWEPPKKKLDSFVGANEKIKAKDEVNI; encoded by the coding sequence ATGGCACAACCTAAGTACATTATGAATATCGATAAGATTACGCAAATTCCCGAAGAAGAGCGAGCAAAGCTAAAAAAGATTACAGAAAAATTTGTTTTTCGTGTAAACGATTACTACTTAAACCTAATTGATTGGAATAATCCGAACGACCCAATAAAAAAGCTTATCATTCCAAATGAAGGTGAGTTAGAAGAATATGGTCGCTGGGATGCTTCCGATGAAGATACGAACTATGCCGCTCCTGGCTGTCAGCATAAATACGGAACTACTGCGTTACTTATCGTTTCCGAAGTTTGTGGTGCTTACTGTCGTTATTGTTTCCGAAAGCGTTTATTCAGAAACGATATAAAAGAAGCAATGGCTGATGTTCAACCAGGTATTGAATACATTAAGAACAACCCTCAGATCAATAATGTATTACTTACGGGGGGAGATTCACTCATTTTAGCTACAAAGAAATTACGCTTAATTATCGAGCAATTACGTGAGATCCCTCATGTAAAAATTATTCGTCTTGGGTCAAAAATGCCCGTCTTTAACCCAATGCGCATATACGAAGACCAGGAATTATTAGATCTCATAAAAGAGTACTCTACACCAGAACAAAGAATTTATGTGATGGCACACATTAATCACCCTGTAGAAATTACAGAAGAAGCAAAAAAAGGCTTCGACGCATTGCATAATGCTGGTGCTATCGTTGTTAACCAAACGCCAGTATTAAAAGGTATTAATGATGACCCTGAAGTGCTTGCAGAATTATTAGACAAGTTATCATGGGCAGGTGTAACACCATACTACTTCTTCATTAATAGACCAGTTGCTGGAAATAATGATTTCGTGTTAACGCTAGAGGAAGCTTATAACGCTGTTGAAGCTGCAAAAGCGAAAACTTCTGGTCTTGGAAAAAGAGTTCGTCTATCAATGAGTCATACATCAGGTAAAATTGAAGTACTTGCCATTGATAACGGTAAAGCATACTTAAAATATCATCAATCTCGTGATGGTGATTATGGTAAATTTATGGTATTAGATTGCCCGAAGGATGCTGCATGGTTCGATGACCTACCAGGAAATGAACAATACTGGGAGCCTCCAAAGAAAAAGTTAGATAGCTTTGTTGGTGCAAACGAAAAAATTAAAGCAAAAGATGAAGTAAACATCTAA
- a CDS encoding fumarylacetoacetate hydrolase family protein yields the protein MKFVSFTYNGEPNFGLVVDEGQKVVPLGNGIIASTSFLDFLSEEDGMKKVRKIEAEWNDVEALSVKDPLFKWEAPIPKPNRNIFAVGKNYIDHAKEMGSESAPSSPVIFTKAPTTVIGNYGDIQLHRGVTEKVDYEGELAVILGRGGKGISESEAWDYIFGFTIMNDVTARDLQKQHQQFFIGKSLDTFCPMGPYIIDKESFYPFHDKELITKVNGEVRQRATFDLMVFSIPTIIETLSKGMTLQKGDIIAMGTPKGTGSGYQPPKFLKDGDTVEIKVEGLGTLVNQVRN from the coding sequence ATGAAGTTCGTAAGTTTTACTTATAATGGCGAACCCAATTTTGGTTTAGTAGTTGATGAAGGACAGAAGGTCGTTCCGCTTGGTAACGGTATTATAGCTTCGACAAGTTTTTTAGATTTTCTTTCGGAAGAAGATGGGATGAAAAAAGTAAGAAAAATAGAAGCTGAATGGAATGATGTTGAAGCGTTATCTGTGAAAGATCCTTTATTTAAATGGGAAGCTCCAATACCGAAGCCAAATAGAAACATATTTGCTGTAGGTAAAAACTACATAGATCATGCAAAAGAAATGGGGAGTGAATCAGCCCCATCGTCCCCAGTAATTTTCACTAAAGCACCAACTACAGTGATCGGGAATTATGGTGACATACAATTGCATAGGGGGGTAACAGAAAAGGTTGACTATGAAGGTGAACTAGCCGTTATTTTAGGTCGAGGGGGAAAAGGGATTAGTGAATCTGAGGCTTGGGATTATATATTTGGCTTCACGATAATGAATGATGTAACAGCCAGAGATTTACAAAAGCAACATCAACAGTTTTTTATTGGGAAAAGTTTAGATACTTTTTGTCCAATGGGGCCTTATATCATTGATAAAGAGAGCTTTTATCCGTTTCATGATAAAGAGCTTATAACGAAAGTGAATGGTGAGGTGCGTCAACGAGCTACTTTTGATTTAATGGTTTTTTCTATACCAACAATCATTGAAACGTTAAGTAAAGGAATGACGTTGCAAAAGGGAGATATCATTGCAATGGGTACTCCAAAAGGAACGGGAAGCGGTTATCAACCGCCCAAATTTTTAAAAGATGGAGATACAGTAGAAATTAAAGTCGAAGGGCTCGGTACGCTCGTAAATCAAGTAAGAAACTAA
- a CDS encoding GNAT family N-acetyltransferase gives MAHISHKYFETKRKQRVLLRTATANDGLGMHTLTKEVLFEEKGLVMTIKDFTMTVEEQAQQNEWYLQLPHTLTLVAEHNHIIIGILTIEPEIFLKTAHRCNIGLIIKEEFRSLQIGWALMNTAISWAKNTPYYEKIELEVLSSNHAAIKLYERLGFQIEGTVNNAIKHRDDHYENLHRMGLSL, from the coding sequence TTGGCTCACATATCTCATAAGTATTTTGAAACGAAACGAAAGCAAAGAGTATTACTTAGAACTGCAACGGCTAACGATGGCCTCGGCATGCATACATTAACAAAGGAGGTATTGTTCGAGGAAAAAGGACTAGTTATGACAATAAAGGACTTCACAATGACTGTAGAAGAGCAGGCTCAACAAAATGAGTGGTATCTTCAACTTCCCCATACTTTAACACTAGTTGCTGAACATAATCATATAATTATTGGCATCTTAACTATAGAACCTGAAATATTTCTTAAAACCGCTCACCGTTGCAATATAGGGCTAATCATAAAAGAGGAATTTCGCTCCTTACAAATCGGATGGGCATTAATGAACACTGCAATTTCATGGGCTAAAAATACACCGTACTATGAAAAAATAGAGTTAGAAGTATTAAGCTCAAATCACGCGGCAATTAAGTTATATGAAAGACTTGGTTTCCAAATAGAAGGAACGGTTAACAATGCAATAAAGCATCGTGACGATCACTATGAAAACCTTCATAGAATGGGTTTATCTTTATAA
- a CDS encoding B12-binding domain-containing radical SAM protein: protein MNIVVTTLNAKYIHTCLALRLLKAYSAPEHDVEIVEYTIKDPELNVVSDLFSKSPDIIGFSCYIWNIEKTIQIVKLLKKVLPDTKIVLGGPEVSYDTEYWLKRVEEVDYIVRGEGEETFKQLLHQLKSGESVETIGSLGYRRDGKVTSTPSRPNLDISKIPSPYRFDFDRHELSKRIVYFETSRGCPFQCQFCLSSIEVGVRYYDIENVKSDILYLIENGAKMIKFIDRTFNIKRDYAMEMFQFLIENHGGCEFQFEITADIMRPEVLQYLNEHAPPGVFRFEIGVQSTNDLTNDLVKRRQNFKKLARTVTLVKEGGKIDQHLDLIAGLPEENYDSFKKTFNDVFALRPEELQLGFLKMLRGTGMRAMADQYKYKYMDYAPYEILSNNVLSFQELTRIKRAEDILEKFWNDHRLDNTVEYLIEHVFETPFDFFQLFGDYWDKKGWGRIGHQFEDLFVRLKEFLETENVDNFALIDGLMKVDYLLHYNQKPRKKWWVSSISKEVHNNLIQHAIDSELKYNEKNIAKHIVVEKIPFHVSKWINERKLVHGDYLFIVHYDSKRSTKYSYTTKIKHI, encoded by the coding sequence ATGAACATCGTAGTTACTACACTTAATGCAAAATATATTCATACGTGTCTCGCTTTAAGATTACTAAAAGCATATTCTGCCCCGGAGCATGATGTTGAAATAGTTGAGTATACAATTAAAGATCCCGAATTAAATGTCGTGAGTGATTTATTTTCTAAATCTCCTGACATCATCGGATTCAGCTGCTACATATGGAACATTGAAAAAACCATCCAAATCGTAAAGCTACTAAAGAAAGTTTTACCTGACACAAAAATTGTTCTAGGTGGACCAGAAGTTTCTTACGATACTGAGTACTGGCTAAAAAGAGTGGAGGAAGTTGATTATATTGTACGTGGGGAAGGTGAAGAAACGTTTAAACAGCTTCTCCATCAATTAAAATCAGGTGAGAGTGTTGAGACTATTGGAAGTTTGGGATATAGAAGGGATGGCAAGGTCACCAGTACTCCATCTAGACCGAACTTAGATATATCGAAAATTCCTTCCCCTTATCGCTTTGACTTTGATCGTCACGAACTTAGTAAACGTATAGTCTATTTTGAGACAAGCCGTGGATGTCCATTCCAATGTCAATTTTGTCTGTCTTCCATAGAGGTCGGTGTACGCTATTATGATATTGAAAATGTAAAATCAGACATTCTTTACCTCATTGAAAATGGTGCGAAGATGATCAAATTTATTGACCGTACCTTCAATATTAAACGAGATTATGCAATGGAGATGTTTCAATTTCTTATTGAAAATCATGGCGGTTGTGAATTCCAATTCGAAATTACTGCTGATATTATGAGGCCAGAGGTGCTACAATACCTCAATGAACATGCACCACCTGGGGTATTTCGTTTCGAAATAGGTGTCCAATCGACAAATGATCTTACGAACGATCTAGTGAAACGACGTCAAAACTTTAAGAAGCTAGCTAGAACAGTAACGTTAGTTAAAGAAGGTGGAAAAATAGATCAACACCTTGACCTAATAGCCGGTCTTCCAGAAGAAAATTATGATTCCTTTAAGAAAACATTCAACGATGTCTTTGCATTGCGACCAGAAGAATTGCAGCTTGGCTTTTTAAAAATGCTACGCGGTACCGGAATGCGTGCCATGGCAGATCAATATAAATATAAATATATGGACTATGCACCGTATGAGATACTTTCTAACAATGTATTGAGCTTCCAAGAATTAACTCGTATTAAACGTGCAGAAGATATATTAGAGAAATTTTGGAATGATCATAGGCTTGATAATACGGTCGAGTACTTAATAGAACATGTCTTTGAAACTCCTTTTGACTTTTTCCAACTTTTCGGTGATTATTGGGATAAAAAAGGCTGGGGACGTATTGGACATCAGTTTGAAGACTTATTCGTAAGATTAAAAGAATTTCTTGAAACGGAAAATGTAGACAACTTTGCGTTAATTGACGGCTTAATGAAGGTCGACTATCTCCTCCACTACAACCAGAAGCCACGAAAAAAATGGTGGGTGTCTAGCATTTCAAAAGAAGTGCATAATAACTTAATACAACATGCGATTGATTCAGAGTTAAAATATAATGAGAAGAATATCGCAAAACACATCGTTGTAGAAAAAATACCATTTCACGTATCTAAGTGGATAAATGAGCGTAAGCTTGTTCATGGTGATTATTTATTTATTGTTCATTACGATTCAAAACGCAGCACTAAGTATTCCTACACGACAAAAATTAAACACATATAA
- a CDS encoding DMT family transporter, giving the protein MYKMAFLMIVIGASLWGTIGLFVNGLYTFGFSPIEVVTLRVTVAFITLLVYVVIKDIHSLKIKWKHLPYFFGTGVCSIVFFNWAYFTAIQEMNLSIAAVLLYTGPAFVTIMSRIFFKELITPQKMIALVTTFIGCVLVIGLLPFNDVTMFSFYGFIIGLSSGFGYALYSIFGKIALANYSSLTTTVYTFFIATLVLIPTSGLFNHGVSFINTQTVLLSLGLGIIPTVLAYLLYTKGLQSIESSKASIATTIEPVVAALIGVFIFKDTVTYWQVVGMLCIVMAVMFMHLPWPVKLTKKAYRHVS; this is encoded by the coding sequence ATGTACAAAATGGCTTTTTTAATGATCGTCATTGGTGCCTCACTATGGGGGACAATTGGACTTTTTGTTAACGGCCTATATACTTTTGGCTTCTCTCCTATTGAAGTTGTTACGCTAAGGGTTACTGTAGCTTTTATTACTTTACTAGTCTATGTCGTCATAAAGGATATACACTCGCTGAAGATTAAGTGGAAGCACCTTCCATACTTTTTTGGTACGGGGGTTTGTAGCATTGTCTTTTTCAATTGGGCTTACTTCACTGCTATTCAAGAGATGAATTTATCTATTGCTGCAGTTCTCTTATATACGGGCCCAGCTTTTGTTACGATAATGTCTCGAATCTTTTTTAAGGAACTTATTACCCCACAAAAAATGATTGCGTTAGTGACGACTTTTATTGGATGCGTACTTGTGATCGGACTACTTCCATTTAATGATGTTACTATGTTTTCCTTTTATGGATTCATCATCGGATTAAGTTCTGGGTTTGGTTATGCACTTTACAGCATTTTTGGGAAAATAGCCCTTGCAAATTATTCATCATTAACAACGACAGTGTATACCTTTTTTATTGCTACATTAGTACTTATACCTACGAGCGGTCTATTCAATCATGGTGTTTCTTTCATAAACACACAAACAGTTTTACTTAGTTTAGGGCTTGGCATCATCCCTACAGTATTAGCTTACTTACTTTATACAAAAGGGCTTCAATCTATTGAATCTAGTAAGGCATCTATCGCTACCACGATTGAGCCTGTCGTCGCTGCACTAATTGGCGTTTTTATTTTTAAAGATACTGTAACATATTGGCAAGTAGTAGGGATGTTATGTATCGTAATGGCAGTGATGTTTATGCACCTTCCTTGGCCTGTCAAATTAACGAAAAAGGCATATCGTCACGTATCATAG